The Plasmodium cynomolgi strain B DNA, scaffold: 0274, whole genome shotgun sequence DNA window ttataatacataaaaagaacGAGAAACGATCCAAGAACAAGAGCAGAGACTAGACCTATTTTAGTATATAGAGAATTtgaaatattatattctGTTTCAGAATTATCAAAATCGCTTGTATTGCTATAATatgaaatttcattttgcgtatatgaaattttgtttttatttttcttccctagcattatttttatttataattttgggGTCAACACAGAATCCTAATAAATCAGTAGTGCAAGCTTCTTCTTTAGAATGTTTTAATCCTTTCCATATTAATGTTTCATCgggattatttattttcactccTGTGTGCACATCTTTAGGCATTTTATTCAATTCTCTTATTTGACCATCAACTTTATTAACACTTTCATTAGAAGAAATCTTCCTGCAACTCAATTctacaatattattttctttacgAGTAATATTGCACATTGAGTTTTGCATTCCCATGATAACATCTGTTGTCCTCATCtgattattcttttttccctcatcTTTCTTAATtggatataatttttttggtattCCTATTGTTGATCTAGTGAAAAATTCTAATCCCCTGCTTCTTGATGCAatgttttttcatgtttttttccgAAGTTAACTTTTCATTACCTTTAATTGTAACATTATGGGTTAATGGTGAGTCAAAACAAGAGAGAAATCCATAATCTTCATACTTGTAGGCAACACATCTTACATTCTTAACTTCCATGTTAAATGGTTTTGTGGAATCCTTAGACAAAGATTTAACTTCTGCGCTTGATATTAGATtgaattttacatttttacaattttctaATGCAGGCAAGAGATTATTTGGATCATAAAATGGGTCACaactaaaatatttatggcATTCTGTGTTCCAATATTCACAACATTCCTCTTTATGCCTTtcgtataatattttaataaattcaaaGTATTTTCTATACTTTTCGCAATTAGTCGTAGAAGaaattacattttgtttaattttttcatagttttttatataatcattcaaatatttcacatttttccaCTCTTCCAAATcatgataaataaaataggaacggcataaatatttattttcatcacttGTCCTATTTATATCTTCAATAATACGTTCTTCTACATAATGAAATTTATTAAGAACATCCAAAAGATTAA harbors:
- a CDS encoding CYIR protein (putative;~vir-type antigen), with the translated sequence MDNKVQRRDRCYHSMLWIFDEIRKFMRSNSNNINLLDVLNKFHYVEERIIEDINRTSDENKYLCRSYFIYHDLEEWKNVKYLNDYIKNYEKIKQNVISSTTNCEKYRKYFEFIKILYERHKEECCEYWNTECHKYFSCDPFYDPNNLLPALENCKNVKFNLISSAEVKSLSKDSTKPFNMEVKNVRCVAYKYEDYGFLSCFDSPLTHNVTIKGIPKKLYPIKKDEGKKNNQMRTTDVIMGMQNSMCNITRKENNIVELSCRKISSNESVNKVDGQIRELNKMPKDVHTGVKINNPDETLIWKGLKHSKEEACTTDLLGFCVDPKIINKNNAREEK